From the Bombus huntii isolate Logan2020A chromosome 4, iyBomHunt1.1, whole genome shotgun sequence genome, the window AGTAATAAACATTATAGCAGTATTTCATGTCTATCATTTGTGACATAAATATCACATACGTTACGTTCGATCGCAATTGTATCAAGATTGTATGTCGATTATTCATTCGCCAGGCATCAATCCGATTTTGtgtaaaattcaaaatatgaCCTCACCTTTTGCCACTATTTTTCATTCGAAAGAAATCGATCTATCCGATCAAAGATCAGAGATCAATGCTAGCTCCTTTCTTTTCcgtttatacatatgtacatccGAATACCTTCGCGTTCGCGTGGTtcttgtatacatatattattagaAAACGGCTCCGGCTACGAAACTGGAACCGGACGGAAGTATAACACGAAGAAAAACTCACGCGGCAATCGCTGGGATCTCTCGACGCGTTATTTGTATCAGGCGATTTGCCATGACTTCGTAAATACTAACAGAGACTGTTTGACATATGCAAACTTACCCTCAACCTCCGCCATGTTAGTTGATAGGGGAAACAATGATTGCCATGGTAACCGATGACAGATTCTCTGACAGTTGGAGAGTTCAGAGGTttgatgaaattattattggaTTGCATATAACATTGCTCCCCACTTCATCTGATTATTGATTTATCTGTtatctaaattttatatactaCATTCTGTAAGATTATTGAATAAAAACTTTTTGTttgtttgatttatttttgtagAAATCTTATTGAGTTCTTTTATCcagttaatttaatttatccaGTGTTCAAGTCttaacaatatttttcttattattattatatatacgaCTATTTTTTACTTTAAGAAATTCCTTTATAACGCTATTTAAGcagatatttaattaatttgtatgaTCTGTCCCCTATGTCTATAAAGTATGAGTTATGGACAAGGATTGCAACAATTTGCAACAATTATGTTATAACCAAAATTAAAGAAGTTACAGTgtaagaattaataaaaataaaaaaaaaaagaattctgTTATCGATAATGGTCGCCAGTAGAGaattttgattatttataatggtTTTTGTACCCAAAACATTTAAAAGTATAGTTATTTGTAACAAAAACACTATTTAATGTACCGAATAATTGGTTAATGTACAAATGTaaccaaaatattttttaaaaaatttctttaagaTTTAGTTTGTtcattatattacatttaagcAAATATTGTGTTGTCAATGACTTTTTATACAAAACTTAGAAATATCTGTTACTTTTGATTCTAGTTATACTTGTTATTGTTCTGTAGTTCTGTATAAACTGATATAAATGATCATATTATTCacatttatttatgtattaaagagaaaataatttttttccaGTTGATtactatttaatattttatattaatataaagaATGGCTTGCTATTTGTAAAATTGAGGATCGTCATTATCATTACTTTAGCCAAATCATGATTTACAATCAGTATATGTCACAAGTTACATTTGCTTTCGAAAAAGTAACAGAATTAATACtattattttacaaagaaattaatataaaaggAATCAACCTGAAATGTTAAGATTTataaagaaagatatttttatttattttcaggtatttcattttcaaaataaattatatatatgtataagtaCATATTACGTAAAGTATGTGTTACCGTACGTAATGAAGGTTATATAACCtaattctaataaattattttccatttgcaattttattgATAAAGATTTTAGTTATGTGTACGTTTTGGaacatatatattaatataacacAATTAAAGATAATGTCCAAAATTTTGGTTCCAAAtagatacaaatatatatatgtagaggCATTGATACCTATGAAGATTTACGGGATTACACGATTAGAATCTAGCGAGAATTGTGAAATTGCTTCAAATTGTTCCTTCTATTGTATGTATATGGATATTGCAGGTGGGAAGATCTAGTACGAGgactttttctataaatagaATGTTGTTTtcagaagaaaaatatctaGAAATCAAGGAAGATAATGGAGTAAGAATATATTACATCTGCAAAGATAGTACCAATAAATTTCCTATTTCCCatagatattaattttaaatctacagtaaaaaatatattattaactattaacatattaatttaattatcatttactAACtatcaataatattataaatatactattaaactatcttttcctttttttgcaATTAGGTAAAGACATTGATATTAAATCATCCAGAATCTCGCAATTCTTTATCTTTGAAAATGTTAAAGTCTTtattaataaacataaaaaagGATGAAGATAGTAAAAATCTTCGATCCATAGTTATTAAATCTGGATTGGAAAGAGTATTTTCTGCTGGACACAACTTAAAAGAATTGGTTTGTAGATGGATCATGAAATACTAGTAGTAGAAGTCTTTTTAATGTAAGAATTTACATTCATTGTAGAGAAATGATTGGCTTGCATTGTTTAGACTGGTAACAATGAGAAACTTCACAAGGAAATCTTTGAAACATGCTCAGAGTTGATGCGAACAATTACTCAAAGTCCTGTTCCTATAATTGTTGCTGTAGATGGTATAGCAACTGCAGCTGGTTGTCAATTGGTTACTGCATGTGATATTGCTATTTGCACTGAACAAAGTTCATTTGCTACACCAGGGTATATACATTCTGTATACtagatataaatttaaatataaatacaaatttactTTTACGTATAAATGTGTTATACATATTCCTTAATGAATTCTTACAGTTTAAATAATACTTATTTACCACTAAATTTTAGAGCCAATCTTGGAATATTTTGTTCTACACCAGGTATTCCCTTAGTTCGAAATGTACCCAAGAAGATGGCAATGTACATGCTATTTACAGGTTTTAGCATTACTGGCAAAGAAGCATACGAAGCAGGACTTGTGAGTAAAGTTGtacaaaatgataaatttggtaagttgaaatttcatttaacagaataattaattgaaatgcTACTAACTctagaatattttatcttgTGTCCTAtttagaagaagaaattgaaaagatTACTACAtctataaatatgaaaagcCGTTCTATTATTCATGTTGGAAAAACATTTTTGTATGAACAATTGGATCTTGATATGTCAACTGCATATTTCTTAGGAACTGAAAAGAtgattaatagtttaaaaatgaaagatgCTCAAGAAGGAATCAAAAGTTTCATTGAAAAGCGAAAACCTATTTGGAGTCATGATtatgagaaaaattaatatggattggtgtatatatatatatatatatatatatatatatgaaatatctaatataaattcctaataatggaaaaatttttattatttttgtagaaaatgttataaatatgaTTACTTCTATtgtatttctatattaaacCATCTgacataataaaatttattatgttCTTTGTTAGTTTTTCAcagttaattattaaaattatgttaTTGTAATTAACTTAACTTTCTCCCACCG encodes:
- the LOC126864943 gene encoding enoyl-CoA hydratase domain-containing protein 3, mitochondrial isoform X1 — its product is MLRFIKKDIFIYFQVGRSSTRTFSINRMLFSEEKYLEIKEDNGVKTLILNHPESRNSLSLKMLKSLLINIKKDEDSKNLRSIVIKSGLERVFSAGHNLKELTGNNEKLHKEIFETCSELMRTITQSPVPIIVAVDGIATAAGCQLVTACDIAICTEQSSFATPGANLGIFCSTPGIPLVRNVPKKMAMYMLFTGFSITGKEAYEAGLVSKVVQNDKFEEEIEKITTSINMKSRSIIHVGKTFLYEQLDLDMSTAYFLGTEKMINSLKMKDAQEGIKSFIEKRKPIWSHDYEKN
- the LOC126864943 gene encoding enoyl-CoA hydratase domain-containing protein 3, mitochondrial isoform X2, coding for MLFSEEKYLEIKEDNGVKTLILNHPESRNSLSLKMLKSLLINIKKDEDSKNLRSIVIKSGLERVFSAGHNLKELTGNNEKLHKEIFETCSELMRTITQSPVPIIVAVDGIATAAGCQLVTACDIAICTEQSSFATPGANLGIFCSTPGIPLVRNVPKKMAMYMLFTGFSITGKEAYEAGLVSKVVQNDKFEEEIEKITTSINMKSRSIIHVGKTFLYEQLDLDMSTAYFLGTEKMINSLKMKDAQEGIKSFIEKRKPIWSHDYEKN